AAGTGGATAATGACACAGTGTTCCATAGATAGGCCTGTTGTTTACCCAGCTGCATGTCTGCAGGACGTGCAGACAGACGGTGAATCCCATTTTGGCTTAACGTCTAGTCTTAATGCATTTCTGTCTTGATTGGTTTGCTCATCAACCATTAGCAGCCATTTACGAAGTAGAGTTCTGGTCTTTTGGTAATAATACCTGACAGAAAATACTCAGGCAAACACCTGTGTTTCTCACCGCAGTATTTGTACTTTTGTCCAGCTGTTTGAAAAGGTTTCTCATATGCATGTCTCACCCCAGTCGAAGGGCCTGTATGTCCTCTATGTCTCACCCCAGTCGAAGGGCCTGTATGTCCTCTATGTCTCACCCCAGTCGAAGGTCCTGTATGTCCTGTATGTCTCACCCCAGTCGAAGGTCCTCTATGTCTCACCCCAGTCGAAGGTCCTGTATGTCCTGTATGTCTCACCCCAGTCGAAGGTCCTGTATGTCTCACCCCAGTCGAAGGTCCTGTATGTCCTGTATGTCTCACCCCAGTCGAAGGTCCTCTATGTCTCACCCCAGTCGAAGGTCCTCTATGTCTCACCCCAGTCGAAGGTCCTGTATGTCTCACCCCAGTCGAAGGTCCTCTATGTCTCACCCCAGTCGAAGGTCCTCTATGTCTCACCCCAGTCGAAGGTCCTGTATGTCTCACCCCAGTCGAAGGTCCTGTAGGTCCTGTATGTCTCACCCCAGTCGAAGGTCCTGTAGGTCCTGTATGTC
The sequence above is drawn from the Oncorhynchus gorbuscha isolate QuinsamMale2020 ecotype Even-year linkage group LG11, OgorEven_v1.0, whole genome shotgun sequence genome and encodes:
- the LOC124048058 gene encoding paternally-expressed gene 3 protein-like; translation: MSHPSRRACMSSMSHPSRRACMSSMSHPSRRSCMSCMSHPSRRSSMSHPSRRSCMSCMSHPSRRSCMSHPSRRSCMSCMSHPSRRSSMSHPSRRSSMSHPSRRSCMSHPSRRSSMSHPSRRSSMSHPSRRSCMSHPSRRSCRSCMSHPSRRSCRSCMSHPSRRSCRSCMSHPSRRSCMSSMSHPSRRACMSHPSRRACMSHPSRRSCRSSMSHPSRRACMSHPSRRACMSHPSRRACMSHPSRRACMSHPSRRACMSHPSRRACMSHPSRRACMSHPSRRACMSHPSRRACVSHPSRRACKEN